The following coding sequences are from one Thunnus maccoyii chromosome 17, fThuMac1.1, whole genome shotgun sequence window:
- the txlnba gene encoding beta-taxilin isoform X1: MMETSAKVVAPKPDVVSSSSDSDSAEVETTAPPAASDSFDPMEEFSRRLENIINTHGSAASLLDKQSVVEAEMEKMKEEAKDDITVTMEKEVSVIMQSLNELSSPEKKLEDLVRKYAEMTVLRRCDEKKLCVQQQKLSVLLEQQQQLQAECRSGIVARRDLETLCRELQGYYSVLREESLQSSRDDERKRNEITGHFQKTLVDIQAQIEQHSSRNTKLCRENIILTEKLESLMKQCETREQNLEKINKHRDLQCQLSEAKLQQANALLANAEEKHKREKEYLLVQAADWKLQAQALKEQDTVMQAQLHLYSQKFEEFQETLAKSNEIFARFKTEMDNMSEKMKKLEKESNVWKTRFENCNKALNDMMEERAEKNKEYDMFVLKIQKLELLCRALQDERKILYDKIKDVRHANSNLPSRILSNLMNHDETAVTADADKSVLTSAEPQEPQKEDPVLTEDMARLNAEQAKLQELADSLLATPIDNDEEQEDLDFEEDIVASAFAHFHNKSKAKQQAADVQSDAAESVLPQEGKAEEAQKPDVPTAEEKTSETTPTDPKPEAVKDESQVEVKPDEEVQQQHSEETPEPEKIQINPPTDKKPEAVEILEEAGEVKPAVKEEGETVQQQPEEPAQVTEAAPTKSEPAPVSENTPQTTAVASNANSSNANSSKKQAPKKKKRRNGKNAN; this comes from the exons ATGATGGAGACATCAGCGAAAGTAGTGGCCCCCAAGCCGGACGTTGTGTCTTCCTCCTCAGACTCCGACAGCGCTGAAGTTGAGACGACGGCTCCGCCTGCGGCCTCCGACTCCTTCGACCCGATGGAGGAGTTCAGCAGACGCCTGGAGAACATCATCAACACCCACGGCTCTGCAGCCAGCCTCCTGGACAAACAG AGCGTGGTGGAGGCAGAGATGGAAAAGATGAAGGAGGAGGCAAAAGATGACATCACCGTTACCATGGAGAAAG AGGTTTCTGTCATCATGCAGAGTCTGAACGAACTCTCCTCCCCAGAGAAGAAACTGGAAGATCTGGTCAGAAAATATGCTGAAATG acggTCCTGCGGCGCTGTGATGAGAAGAAGCTGTGTGTTCAGCAGCAGAAGTTGTCCGTcctgctggagcagcagcagcagctgcaggctgaGTGTCGCAGCGGCATCGTAGCTCGCAGGGACCTGGAGACTCTGTGCAGAGAGCTGCAGGGATACTACAGCGTGTTGAGG GAGGAGAGTCTTCAGAGCAGCAGGGAcgatgagaggaagaggaacgAGATCACCGGCCACTTCCAGAAGACGCTGGTCGACATCCAGGCTCAGATTGAGCAACACAGCTCCCGAAACACCAAACTGTGCCGCGAAAACATCATCCTGACCGAAAAACTGGAGAGTCTCATGAAACAGTGCGAGACGAGGGAGCAG aatttggaaaagatcaacAAACATCGCGACCTGCAGTGCCAACTGAGCGAAGCCAAACTGCAGCAGGCCAACGCTCTGCTGGCCAACGCCGAGGAGaaacacaagagagagaaagaatac TTACTGGTTCAGGCTGCCGATTGGAAACTGCAGGCTCAGGCACTCAAAGAGCAGGACACTGTGATGCAGGCACAG TTGCACCTCTACTCTCAGAAGTTTGAAGAATTTCAGGAGACGCTGGCCAAGAGCAACGAAATCTTCGCCCGCTTCAAGACAGAGATGGATAAT ATGTcagagaagatgaagaaactGGAGAAAGAGTCGAACGTGTGGAAGACGAGGTTTGAGAACTGCAACAAGGCTCTGAATGATATGATGGAGGAG AGAGCTGAGAAAAATAAGGAGTACGACATGTTCGTACTGAAGATTCAGAAACTGGAGCTGTTGTGTCGTGCACTGCAGGACGAGAGGAAAATCCTCTATGACAAGATCAAGGATGTCCGCCACGCTAACTCCAACCTCCCATCAAGGATCTTGAGCAACTTGATGAACCACGATGAAACCGCCGTCACTGCGGATGCTGACAAATCTGTCCTGACCTCTGCGGAGCCTCAGGAGCCTCAGAAGGAGGACCCAGTCCTGACAGAGGACATGGCCCGACTGAATGCGGAGCAGGCCAAGCTGCAAGAGCTTGCTGACTCCCTGCTGGCAACACCCATCGACAATGATGAAGAGCAGGAGGATTTAGACTTTGAAGAAGACATTGTGGCTTCTGCATTTGCCCACTTCCACAACAAATCTAAGGCCAAACAGCAGGCAGCTGATGTCCAATCAGATGCAGCAGAATCAGTTCTCCCACAGGAAGGTAAAGCTGAAGAGGCTCAAAAGCCAGATGTGCCAACAGCTGAGGAGAAGACTTCTGAAACGACACCAACAGACCCAAAACCAGAGGCAGTAAAAGATGAATCACAAGTTGAGGTCAAACCAGATGAGGAGgtccagcagcagcactctGAAGAGACACCAGAGCCTGAGAAAATCCAGATCAATCCACCAACAGACAAAAAACCAGAAGCAGTAGAGATCCTGGAGGAGGCTGGTGAGGTCAAACCAGCGGTCAAAGAAGAAGGTGAGACAGTCCAGCAGCAACCGGAAGAACCTGCACAGGTAACAGAAGCAGCACCAACCAAGTCAGAGCCAGCTCCAGTCTCTGAAAACACGCCTCAAACCACCGCCGTTGCCTCCAACGCCAACTCCTCCAACGCCAACTCCTCCAAGAAGCAGGCgccaaagaaaaagaagaggaggaacgGCAAGAATGCTAACTAA
- the txlnba gene encoding gamma-taxilin isoform X2 — translation MMETSAKVVAPKPDVVSSSSDSDSAEVETTAPPAASDSFDPMEEFSRRLENIINTHGSAASLLDKQSVVEAEMEKMKEEAKDDITVTMEKEVSVIMQSLNELSSPEKKLEDLVRKYAEMTVLRRCDEKKLCVQQQKLSVLLEQQQQLQAECRSGIVARRDLETLCRELQGYYSVLREESLQSSRDDERKRNEITGHFQKTLVDIQAQIEQHSSRNTKLCRENIILTEKLESLMKQCETREQNLEKINKHRDLQCQLSEAKLQQANALLANAEEKHKREKEYLLRETLDKTRKFTEMKEQELALKKQLHLYSQKFEEFQETLAKSNEIFARFKTEMDNMSEKMKKLEKESNVWKTRFENCNKALNDMMEERAEKNKEYDMFVLKIQKLELLCRALQDERKILYDKIKDVRHANSNLPSRILSNLMNHDETAVTADADKSVLTSAEPQEPQKEDPVLTEDMARLNAEQAKLQELADSLLATPIDNDEEQEDLDFEEDIVASAFAHFHNKSKAKQQAADVQSDAAESVLPQEGKAEEAQKPDVPTAEEKTSETTPTDPKPEAVKDESQVEVKPDEEVQQQHSEETPEPEKIQINPPTDKKPEAVEILEEAGEVKPAVKEEGETVQQQPEEPAQVTEAAPTKSEPAPVSENTPQTTAVASNANSSNANSSKKQAPKKKKRRNGKNAN, via the exons ATGATGGAGACATCAGCGAAAGTAGTGGCCCCCAAGCCGGACGTTGTGTCTTCCTCCTCAGACTCCGACAGCGCTGAAGTTGAGACGACGGCTCCGCCTGCGGCCTCCGACTCCTTCGACCCGATGGAGGAGTTCAGCAGACGCCTGGAGAACATCATCAACACCCACGGCTCTGCAGCCAGCCTCCTGGACAAACAG AGCGTGGTGGAGGCAGAGATGGAAAAGATGAAGGAGGAGGCAAAAGATGACATCACCGTTACCATGGAGAAAG AGGTTTCTGTCATCATGCAGAGTCTGAACGAACTCTCCTCCCCAGAGAAGAAACTGGAAGATCTGGTCAGAAAATATGCTGAAATG acggTCCTGCGGCGCTGTGATGAGAAGAAGCTGTGTGTTCAGCAGCAGAAGTTGTCCGTcctgctggagcagcagcagcagctgcaggctgaGTGTCGCAGCGGCATCGTAGCTCGCAGGGACCTGGAGACTCTGTGCAGAGAGCTGCAGGGATACTACAGCGTGTTGAGG GAGGAGAGTCTTCAGAGCAGCAGGGAcgatgagaggaagaggaacgAGATCACCGGCCACTTCCAGAAGACGCTGGTCGACATCCAGGCTCAGATTGAGCAACACAGCTCCCGAAACACCAAACTGTGCCGCGAAAACATCATCCTGACCGAAAAACTGGAGAGTCTCATGAAACAGTGCGAGACGAGGGAGCAG aatttggaaaagatcaacAAACATCGCGACCTGCAGTGCCAACTGAGCGAAGCCAAACTGCAGCAGGCCAACGCTCTGCTGGCCAACGCCGAGGAGaaacacaagagagagaaagaatac TTGCTTAGAGAGACGCTTGACAAAACAAGGAAATTCACCGAAATGAAGGAGCAGGAGCTGGCCCTAAAGAAGCAG TTGCACCTCTACTCTCAGAAGTTTGAAGAATTTCAGGAGACGCTGGCCAAGAGCAACGAAATCTTCGCCCGCTTCAAGACAGAGATGGATAAT ATGTcagagaagatgaagaaactGGAGAAAGAGTCGAACGTGTGGAAGACGAGGTTTGAGAACTGCAACAAGGCTCTGAATGATATGATGGAGGAG AGAGCTGAGAAAAATAAGGAGTACGACATGTTCGTACTGAAGATTCAGAAACTGGAGCTGTTGTGTCGTGCACTGCAGGACGAGAGGAAAATCCTCTATGACAAGATCAAGGATGTCCGCCACGCTAACTCCAACCTCCCATCAAGGATCTTGAGCAACTTGATGAACCACGATGAAACCGCCGTCACTGCGGATGCTGACAAATCTGTCCTGACCTCTGCGGAGCCTCAGGAGCCTCAGAAGGAGGACCCAGTCCTGACAGAGGACATGGCCCGACTGAATGCGGAGCAGGCCAAGCTGCAAGAGCTTGCTGACTCCCTGCTGGCAACACCCATCGACAATGATGAAGAGCAGGAGGATTTAGACTTTGAAGAAGACATTGTGGCTTCTGCATTTGCCCACTTCCACAACAAATCTAAGGCCAAACAGCAGGCAGCTGATGTCCAATCAGATGCAGCAGAATCAGTTCTCCCACAGGAAGGTAAAGCTGAAGAGGCTCAAAAGCCAGATGTGCCAACAGCTGAGGAGAAGACTTCTGAAACGACACCAACAGACCCAAAACCAGAGGCAGTAAAAGATGAATCACAAGTTGAGGTCAAACCAGATGAGGAGgtccagcagcagcactctGAAGAGACACCAGAGCCTGAGAAAATCCAGATCAATCCACCAACAGACAAAAAACCAGAAGCAGTAGAGATCCTGGAGGAGGCTGGTGAGGTCAAACCAGCGGTCAAAGAAGAAGGTGAGACAGTCCAGCAGCAACCGGAAGAACCTGCACAGGTAACAGAAGCAGCACCAACCAAGTCAGAGCCAGCTCCAGTCTCTGAAAACACGCCTCAAACCACCGCCGTTGCCTCCAACGCCAACTCCTCCAACGCCAACTCCTCCAAGAAGCAGGCgccaaagaaaaagaagaggaggaacgGCAAGAATGCTAACTAA